The following nucleotide sequence is from Nitrospirota bacterium.
CGATGTTGTCCTCAGCTACCAAAATATTAACTGGTGCCCGCACCTCCCGCACTGTGTGGCGGGTTAAAAGTGGTGCCTCAGGGTTATCCCCTCTTTCAAACGCCAAATTAATTAACTCTATCAAGTCTGATTTAAAGACAGGAGTAATAATATAGCCAGAAATACCAAGTTCTCTGCAAAGTGCCGCATCTCCTTTTAAACCAGCCGAAATAAGCATTATGACTTTAATCGGCGATTTCCCTATCAGATGTGATTTCATTCTCTTTGCAAATTCAAACCCGTCCATGTCAGTAAGCTGAAAATCAAAAACGACTGCGTCAAAAGCGGCCCTCGGCAGTTTAAGCTTGCTGAGTGCAGTTTCAGCATCTTGTGCTGTTTCAACAATGAATCCTTCACTTTTTATCATCTCGGCAACACTGCTCAGTGCAGTTGGGTTACTGTCTGCTACCAGTATGCGCCGGTTTTTGACGTCTTTCGGCTGAGTATGTACGACTGCCTGTGGGGATGTTTGCTGAGTTGAAAACTTAGCCGTAAAGTAAAACTTGCTGCCTTTCCCGATCTCGCTCTCTACCCATATATCGCCACCCATCATGTGGAGAACCTTTTTAACTATTGCCAGCCCTAACCCCGTGCCCTCATACCGTTTTGTCATAAAAACCTCACCCTGAGTGAAGCTCTCAAAAATCACATCATGTTTTTCCCTGGGAATTCCTATTCCGGTATCAGACACTTCAAACAGTATCCGGATTTCTTTATCAGATAGTGGAGGCAATGGTTTGTTATTTATAGTGTCAGGCGCTTTAGATACCTTTAACTCGATTTTACCCGTTTCGGTAAACTTCATTGCGTTACCAATCAGATTGACAAGCACCTGCCTTAACCTTCCAACATCGCCCTTTAAAGATGACGATACATTTGGCGATACATCGGCACTGAGTTTTATCCCTCTGTTCATAGCCTGAACTATAAACGGCTCAAGTGTAACATTTATTGTGGAAAGCAGATCAAAATCCACCTCATCCGCCTCCATCTTACCGGCTTCTATCTTAGAAAAATCCAGAATACCGTTTAGCAGACCAAGCAGGTGGTGGGATGAGTTTTTAACCATCATCAGATACTCTCTCTGTTCTGAGTCCAGACTGGTATCCAGAACAAGCTCAGTCATCCCAATGATACCATTCATCGGAGTACGTAGTTCATGGCTCATATTGGCTAAAAATGCGCTTTTTGCCCTGTTTGCTCCCTCTGCTGAGTTTTTTGACTTAATCAATTCCTCTTCAACTTTTACGCGCTGGGCAATCTCAAGCATAAGTTTCTCATTTGAAGCGGTAAGCTCAAGTGTACGCTCAGTTACAAGCACCTCAAGATGATTCCTGTACTTGATCAGCTCCTCCTCTCTTTGCTTACGTGAAATGGCATTTACAAATATTTCAGCCGCTATTCTTATGAGCGATATAACATCTGAGGCAAAAAACCTCTCAGCCGTTATAGCATCAAAGCCAAGCAACCCTATCAATGTCTCTCCGTAAACCATTGGCAAAGCCAACAGGGTTTTCACAGAACCTGCTTCAAAAAACTCCCGCTCGGACAGCGCATCCTCAGGCAGTTCGTTTATAGAGCTGAGGGATATATTTTCAAAAACATTTAACTTTGCAAACCATCTTTCCGGTACAAGGTTGCCCGGTTGCAGCCGTCCATTGGCATCTGTGAGCAGATTTTCTTTTCCCAGATATTTTGGCGGCACATCCTCGGCACACCACTCAAAGATTTCCACGCCTGTTCTGTCATGCCCCGTAAACACTACGATATAGCCCCTCTCCATGCCAATAAAATCAGCAATTGTCTGAAGTGCATGATTAAGCCAGTTTTTAACGTCTTCTGAGGGGATTGTTATAAATGTGGAGGAAATATTTGTTATCAGTTTGATGAGTTCAACTATGTATTGGAGTTTTTTCTCGGCGCGCTTTCTTTCCACAATCTCTACAAGCATCTGCCTGTTAATTTCCTCCAGCTCGCTTGACTGTTCCTCCATCTGTTCCTTATAGTCACTGAAATTGGTAAACAAACGATTGAGTACCGAGGATGCCTCTAAATCATCGGCTGACTCGGAACCTGCTATCGGCTGATTAAATGTTTCCTCAGAAAATTTCTTTGCTTTGTCTATGAGCTTGCTAATAGAAGAGTCAGCATCAATTGTTTCTGTTGTACATTCAGTCTTGATATTATCTTTCACAGGCTGCTCAACGTATGACCTAATGAGCTTCTCAAGCCGGGCGATATCGGCCTTAAACCCTACTTCAAGCCGTGCTAAATCTGCTTTTGTGACAAGTTCTTTGTTTAATTCCACATCTGCTCGTGCCATAATGTGTATTATATCAAAACCAACAAAAAAACACTATCAAATCTTTCGTGGCGGGGTTAAGGAATAATAAACTCTTTTGAACAAATCGCTCTCTTGTTGCGTAATCAGATACTGTCATCAAAGTAATAACCTACACCCCTGCGGGTTTTTATATAAGCGGGCCTGTCGGATTTATCCTCTACCTGAGCTCTAAGCCGTCTTATGTGAACGTCAACAGTTCTTGGCTCAACGAATGCCTCATCACGCCACACCGCATCAAGCAGCATGTCGCGGGTCTGGACCTTGCCTCTTTTTTTTATCAGATAAACCAGAAGTTTAAATTCTGTGGGACTTAGAGATAAAACTTTTCCATTTTTGGTTACCGTGTAAGTTTCCATGTCTATTTGTAAGTTTCCGGTTTTTATAATTTTCTCTGTAGTGTCCTCATCAGTGGTTCGCCTGAGCACTGCCTTTATGCGTGCCATCAACTCTCTTACGCTGAAGGGTTTTGTTAAATAATCATCAGCGCCGGACTCCAACCCTGACACCTTATCTGACTCCCCGGATTTGGCTGTCAACATTATTATAGGAATTGACGACGTCCTTTTTGATGCCTTAACACGTTTGCAGATTTCCATGCCGGTCACGCCAGGAAGCATCAGGTCCAATATGATTAAATCAAAAAAACCATTCAATATGGTCTTAAGCCCATCTGATCCGTTATAGCATATGGTTACACTAAAACCCTCTTTTTTTAAATTATACGATAACAGCTCCGCTATGTCCTTTTCATCTTCTATGACTAAGATTTTTTTCATTTAGTCAGAAATGTTACCTCCACTGGGTGTTATTAAACTGGCCGCTCTGTAAGTTAACCATCAAAAATAATGATCTGACATAAACTGAACATGCCTCATATATATGTGATGTGCAT
It contains:
- a CDS encoding response regulator encodes the protein MARADVELNKELVTKADLARLEVGFKADIARLEKLIRSYVEQPVKDNIKTECTTETIDADSSISKLIDKAKKFSEETFNQPIAGSESADDLEASSVLNRLFTNFSDYKEQMEEQSSELEEINRQMLVEIVERKRAEKKLQYIVELIKLITNISSTFITIPSEDVKNWLNHALQTIADFIGMERGYIVVFTGHDRTGVEIFEWCAEDVPPKYLGKENLLTDANGRLQPGNLVPERWFAKLNVFENISLSSINELPEDALSEREFFEAGSVKTLLALPMVYGETLIGLLGFDAITAERFFASDVISLIRIAAEIFVNAISRKQREEELIKYRNHLEVLVTERTLELTASNEKLMLEIAQRVKVEEELIKSKNSAEGANRAKSAFLANMSHELRTPMNGIIGMTELVLDTSLDSEQREYLMMVKNSSHHLLGLLNGILDFSKIEAGKMEADEVDFDLLSTINVTLEPFIVQAMNRGIKLSADVSPNVSSSLKGDVGRLRQVLVNLIGNAMKFTETGKIELKVSKAPDTINNKPLPPLSDKEIRILFEVSDTGIGIPREKHDVIFESFTQGEVFMTKRYEGTGLGLAIVKKVLHMMGGDIWVESEIGKGSKFYFTAKFSTQQTSPQAVVHTQPKDVKNRRILVADSNPTALSSVAEMIKSEGFIVETAQDAETALSKLKLPRAAFDAVVFDFQLTDMDGFEFAKRMKSHLIGKSPIKVIMLISAGLKGDAALCRELGISGYIITPVFKSDLIELINLAFERGDNPEAPLLTRHTVREVRAPVNILVAEDNIVNQTLAVKLLQKRGYSPVVVGSGREAVDKLANTIFDVVLMDVQMPDMDGLEATRYIRGLKDAKINVGIPIIAMTAHALKGDMELCLSTGMDDYISKPLKAEDLYKLIDKYTALRSKEVQGMSQDVQSGQVKPDVPVSKHETVAEKLHISLQQPMVAQQPSTRTSAKALDIKDTLQRLDNDEEILRDMWTAFNADAPQQLELLRKLLEAGNVDGLQKQAHTIKGMSANIGAVALKSESFRMELALRKLNKELDDAGRAAVLSFIESLQFELNMAIKDINIQLAKPVGTIQ
- a CDS encoding response regulator transcription factor, with translation MKKILVIEDEKDIAELLSYNLKKEGFSVTICYNGSDGLKTILNGFFDLIILDLMLPGVTGMEICKRVKASKRTSSIPIIMLTAKSGESDKVSGLESGADDYLTKPFSVRELMARIKAVLRRTTDEDTTEKIIKTGNLQIDMETYTVTKNGKVLSLSPTEFKLLVYLIKKRGKVQTRDMLLDAVWRDEAFVEPRTVDVHIRRLRAQVEDKSDRPAYIKTRRGVGYYFDDSI